The genome window agatgccgctatggttgggccgctagatggcgctgccatagatcaaacggatctcaactgcttttttaaaatagggaaccacacttttattacatattcgtgtagtacgtaaagaaatataaatgttttagttggaccacttttttcgctttgtgatgggtggcgctataatagtcacaaacgtataagtacgtggtatcacataacattccgccagtgcggatggtatttgcttcgtgatactttaaccgtgttaaaatggaccgtttaccaaatgcgcaaaaggtcgatatcgtgttgatgtacggatattgtgatcaaaatgcccaacgggcgtgtgctatgtatgctgctcagtatcccggacgacatcatccaagtgtactgaccttcgccgggtagttacgttatttaaggaaacaggaagtgttcagccacatgtgaaacatcaacgacgacctgcaacaaatgatgatgcccaagtaggtgttttagctgctgtcgtggctaatccgcacatcagtagcagacaaattgcgcgagaatcgggaatctcaaaaacgtcggtgttgagaatgctacatcaacatcaattgcacccagttctgccactgggcacaagagaaattacgcgacgatggcagattttttgcacgcgttttatttagggacggaacgtcattcaccaacagcggtaacgtaaaccggcataatatgcactattgggcaaccgaaaatccacgatggctgcgacactcggaacatcagcgaccttggcgggttaatgtatggtgcgatattatgggagaaaggataattcgcccccattttatcgatggcaatgtaaatggtgcaatgtatgctgatttcctacgtaatgtccaccgatgttactacaagatgtttcactgcatgacagaatggcgatgtacttacaacatgatggatgtccagcacacagctcacgtgcggttgaagcggtattgaatagcatatttcatgacaggtggattggtcgtcgaggcaccataccatgacccgcacgttcacctgatctgacgtctccggatttctttatgtggggaagttgaaggatatttgctatcgtgatccaccgacaacgcctgacaacatgcgtcagcgcattgtcaatacatgtgcgaacattacggaaggccaactactggctgttgagaggaatgtcgttacacgtattgccaaatgcattgaggttgacggacatcattttgagtatttattgcattaatgtggtatttacagataatcacgctacagcagcatgccttctcagaaatgataagttcacaaaggtacacgtatcagattggaacaatcgaaataaaatgttcaaacgtacctgcgttctgtattttaatttaaaaaactacctgttaccaactgctcgtctaaaattgcgagccatatgtttgtgactattacagcgccatatatcacaaagcgaaaaaagtggtccaactaaaacattcatatttctttacgtactacacgaatatgtaatagaaaatgggagttcctatctaaaaaacgcagttgatatccgtttgacctatgacagcgctatctagcgggccaaccatagcgccatcaggctTCCCCAATCAAGctaacaagtttcgttctttgtagttttttcgttagacgcttatttcgtgagatatttggtccagtcatgatcaatggaccaccctgtagttttAACATTAGGGGCGGAAGACTAGATGTCTTTATTACGACGTACTTAATCGAGCACTGCGTTCTTGCTGTTATAAACTGATTGTTCCGTTTTGATCTTTATGAGGTACTCTAAATACAAACAGcaagtctgatattccgtacactCACTTACTGTTCATTATGTGACAGTGCGGAACGCTAGCGAATCCCTCTCGTAAGTCTAGGAACACGACATCAGCCTAGGCGATAGTTACTACTGCTTCTTGGGTCTGGTGGACCGACAGAGCGAGCGTGGTTTCACACCATCATTGACTCCTACACCGGAGATCTTCAGTATACGGCAATGTTTTAATACCTAGCGTCAACACACTTAGTTGCCTTCCGCTTCTTTCCACTCTCTGAGATTGCTTCATTCCTCCAACGACCTACGGAAGAAGTTCCAGTTTTTTACCACAGAACGTCTGTTAGTTCGCAAGAGTGTAGGATGTGCTCCAAGTCACGTCTCCTAAATACCAGgcaacaactacactactggccattaaaattgctacaccgcgaagatgacgtgctacagacgcgaaatttaaccgacaggaagaagatgctttgatatgccaattattagcttttcagagcattcacacaaggttggcgctggtagcgacacctacaacgtgctgacatgagggaagtttccatccgatttctcatacacaaacagcagttgaacggtgttgcctggtgaaacgttgttgtgttgtctcgtgtaaggaggagaaatgtgcaccattacgtttccgactttgataaagatcggattgtagcctatcgcgattgcggtttatcgtatcgcgacactgctgctcgcgttggtcgagatccaatgactgctggcagaatatggaatcggtgggttcgggagggtaatacggaacgccgtgctggatcccaacggcctcgtatcactagcagtcgggataacaggcatgttatccgcatggctgtaacggatcgtgcagccacgtctcgatccctgagtcagcagatggggacatttgcaagacaacaaccatctccacgaacagttggacgacgtttgcaggaggatggactatcagctcagataccagggctgcggttacccgtgacgctgcatcacaggcaggagcgcctgcgatggctcaacgacgaacctgggcgcacgaactGCAAAACgttaatttttcggatgaatacaggttctgtttacagcatcatgatggtcgcatccgtgtttggcgacatcgcggtgaacgcacactggaagcgtgtatttgtcatcgccatactggcgtatcacccggcgtgatgatatggggtgtcggtcacctcttgttcgcactgacgacactttgaacagtggacgttacatttcaggtgtgctatgacccgtggccctacccttcattcgatccctgcgaaaccctacatttcagcaggataatgtacgaccgcatgttgctggtcctgtacgggcctttctggatacagaaaatgttcgactactgccatggccagcatcttctccagatttctcaccaattggaaacatctatcaatggtggccgagcaactggatcatcacaatacgccagtcactactcttgatgtactgtggggtcatgttgaaactgcatggacagctgtacctgtacctgtacacaagctgtgtttgactcaatacccaagcgtatcaaggccgttattatggccagaggtggttgttctgggtactgatttcgcaggatttatgcacccaaactgcctgaaaatgtaatcacaagtcagttctggtataatatacttgtccaatgaatacccgtttatcatctgcatttcttcttggtatagcaattttaatggccagtagtgtatttgtactgCTTCAGGAGGATTTCAAACAAGTTATCAGCGCAGCTATCCATTAACATACCGTTCTCTACTGATAATTTTGGTTGCCTCGAAGGATTTTTTTAGACGTAATTATTGACAGCTGCAACTTCGTGACTAAATTTTTATTCTCCAATGGACTTTGCGATGATCTGGAACTTCCTGCGGATTAAAACTTTGTTCGAGACCGGGATTCGAATCTGGGATGTTAGTGTGTCAAGTGCAGACTCTATACGTACTGAGCTGTCCAAACACGACTTACGACCTGGCCTCACagctttaagtcccatagtacctcTTCTCTTACCTctaaaacttcacagaagttctcctgcacaccTTGAGAGACTAGCACTACTGGAGGGAAGAGAACTGCAAAGAAATGGCTTAGCTCCAGCTTAGGGGGTGTGGACCAAACTACACCAGTGTTCGGAATACTTGAACAAAGTATACGcctgaaaaaccaaaactccacaAAAAAAATCTGCAACAGTAGTGAGTACTACAACTTCCAAAGCACCGTGGGAGGATATCGTCGAGACATTGCAGAAACAAACTACAACCGTCATGATAAAGCCTAAAGAAGCATAGGATATAAGGAAATTAAAGGAAACATTCGTAAAAACAGTATGACCCAAAAAGGATTAAATGCTCATTACTAACATAAGACTGACTAAGAATGCATTTATAATGGACTTATTTATTCTGAACAGTGAGAATCTTTTCAGATACAAAAAACTGAAGCAGACAGACAGCTATGAATGAAATGACGCCATTACTAATTTTATATGACGTGGCGTCAGACGTCACAGAAGGCGAACTGTTACATAGTATTTACCACCAGATAATATATCAGAAGAAAAGTTCCAAATGCACTTTAAGTCCAAATTCAACCCGATCACAGAGATAAAAGACTCTCTCATGTGTATTGTTTCACTAAAACAGGTTCTGTGTACTCGATAATAAATTCGTATTGGGTGGTGGTGTGATAGTGGTTTATATTTTACTTACCGTTTCTGAAAGTTTTACTGATTATACagtgaagagcctaagaaactggtacacctgctaatatcgtgCAGGGGCCTGCGAACATCTGGAAGTAGCGCAACACTACGTAGCATGGAATTcaataatatctgaagtagtggtaGAGGCAACTGGCAtcgtgaatcatgcagggctgttcataaatccgtaaaagtgcaagggagtggagatctcttctgaccatcacgttgcaaggcacccagatatgctcaatcatgctcttgtctagggagtttggtggccagtggaagtgtttaaactcagaagtgtgttcctggaaccactctgtatcaattctggaagtgtgaggtgtcgcattgtttggctggaattgcccaagtccgtcggaattcagaatggacataaatggatgcatgtgatcagacaggatgcttacgtacgcgccatctgtcagagtcgtagctagacgtatcaggggttccatatcactctaactgcacacgccccacaccattactgagcctccaggagcttgaatagtcccctgctgacatgcagggtccatggattcacgaggttgtctccataccagtacacgtccattcgctcgataaaatttgaaaagagagtcgttcgaccaggcaacatgtttccagtcatcagagtccaatgttggtgttgaaggacccaggcgaagcgtaaagttttgtgtcatagtcatcgagggtacacgagtgggccttcggctccgaaagcccatatcggcaatgttttgttgaatggttcgcacgctgacacttgttaagggCCCAGCATTGAACTCTACAGCAgtctgtggaagagttgcacttctgtcacgctgaacgattctcttcagtcgtcgttcgtcctgttcttgcaggatctttttccggccgcagcgatatcggagatttgatgtcttactggattcctgatattcacggtacactcgtgaaacggccgTACAGGAAAATACGCACTTCATCGCTTTCTCGCagatattgtgtcccatcgctcacgtgctgactataacaccacattcaaactcacttaaatcttgataacctgccattgtagcagcagcaactaacaactgcgctagacactcgttgtctcatataggcattgccgaccacagcgccgttttTTGCCTATTTatgtatccctgtatttgaatacgtatgcctatagcagtttctttggctcttcagtgtagtaaccaATGTagttgttacagggtgtttcaaaaatgaccggtatatttgaaacggcaataaaaactaaacgagcagcgatagaaatacaccgtttgttacaatatgcttgggacaacagtacattttcaggcagacaaactttcgaaattacagtagttacaattttcaacaacagatggcgctgcggtctgggaaactctatagtacgatattttccacatatccaccatgcgtagcaataatatggcgtagtctctgaatgaaattacccgaaacctttgacaacgtgtctggcggaatggcttcacatgcagatgagatgtactgcttcagctgtttaattgtttctggattctggcggtacacctggtctttcacgtgtccccacagaaagaagtcacaggggttcatgtctggcgaatagggagcccaatccacgccgcctcctgtatgtttcggatagcccaaagcaatcacacgatcatcgaaatattcattcaggaaattaaagacgtcggccgtgcgatgtggccgggccccatcttgcataaaccacgaggtgttcgcagtgtcgtctaaggcagtttgtaccgccacaaattcacgaagaatgtccagatagcgtgatgcagtaatcgtttcggatctgaaaaatgggccaatgattcctttggaagaaatggcggcccagaccagtactttttgaggatgcagggacgatgggactgcaacatggggcttttcggttccccatatgcgccagttctgtttattgacgaagccgtccaggtaaaaataagcttcgtcagtaaaccaaatgctgcccacatgcatatcgccgtcatcaatcctgtgcactatatcgttagcgaatgtctctcgtgcagcaatggtagcggcgctgaggggttgccgcatttgaattttgtatggatagaggtgtaaactctggcgcctgagacgatacgtggacgttggcgtcatttggaccgcagctgcaacacggcgaagggaaacccgaggccgctgttggatcacctgctgcactagctgcgcgttgccctctgtggttgccgtacgcggtcgccctacctttccagcacgttcatccgtcacgttcccagtccgttgaaatttttcaaacagatcctttattgtatcgcttttcggtcctttggttacattaaacctccgttgaaaacttcgtcttgttgcaacaacactgtgttctaggcggtggaattccaacaccagaaaaatcctctgtcctaaggaataaaccacgttgtccacagcacacttgcacgttgtgaacagcacacgcttacagcagaaagacgacgtacagaatggcgcacccatagactgcgttgtcttctataccttttacatcacttgcagcgccatctgttgttgaaaattgtaactactctaatttcgaaagtttgtccgcctgaaaatgtactgttgtcccaagcatattgcaacaaacggtgtatttctatcgctgctcgtttagtttttattgccgtttcaaatataccggtcatttttgaaacaccctgtagcagcaAGTGCGTTGCCTGTGTCGTATTTTTCACACCCATCACAGTAGCTCCATGACTATTTGTTGGCTCTACTTATATTTATCAGCAACCATACGTTTTACGACGAACGTCGATACTGAAGACTATCGAATGTAAGATAGTATAATCTTTTCCATTACTATGCACCAGTTTATATGTGCTACAGAACtggaacatgtagatttaaaacaaATCGGAGTAGTGCTACACAGCTTACAAAACTTTCTAATTTTATTCGATTAGAAAAATATTGCGTCACAACCAAATGGTCGTAAGTAAATCGAATGCTTTGACCTACCACTAGCAGGCACAGCAATGCTAGTGCTATTAGTTTAGTCTATGAACTGTAATTCTAAGCTGTAACAAAAAGTTTATGAGAGAAATGCATCACGCTGGAAATACATCTCAGTTTCTGTTGTATTATTGAAATGTTGGTACAATAGCAATCAAAATTTTCCTCTTGCTGACTTTTCTCACAAACTTTTAACGTTGTTCGAGATACAGCGGCggagaaaatattaaaagaagGGGTTAAAAGTTCTATTGGTGTAGCAAATGCTGTTTAGAAGAGCTACAGGTTGGTATTACATGAGAGTGTGAAaacttaattaattcagaagagaTCCAGGCATTCTCTGTCCACAGCGCAGCATAGGTGTAAGAATCTGATACATGAACGTCCAACAACTTGTTACTCAGAAATTCTACGGCTTCTACCTAGGACAATACGAAACGCTAAGGAAGAACACATAGGGGACATAGACTGAATTAGCGTTGTAAGTAGTAATGCAGGAACACATGCACGTCTTTCCTTGCAGGTATTGTGGCTTATATAACGTATTGTAAAGTCATATGATGACATCcgaaaagaattaaaattccaatcGTTAGTGTTTGCACAGTTTGTCATTAACGACATCTGCTTTTCCTAGCGAGTACTGTGTATCATTTGAAGCTCCTAGTGATGTTTTGTATTTGCGACGTTTCCGCTTTGAATCAATCAGAAAATATTAGCGATGTGGTATTAAAATAAAAGAACCAAACGAagagtttttcatttttaatttaatgaGACATAAAGTAtcaacagtaacaataaaaatcCTTATCAATAAATCAAAAAGACTTTAGTGGCCAAGAGGAAGGAAAAGCTGTAGTCATGCTTCAGTGAGACTCTAGTGCTGATTCATTAGAAGATACCAAACCAAATGCGGCCAGGTCTCCCAGAAATTGGCCCTGGTTGTCCAGTAGGTTGAGGTCCTCCGGTAGGTTGTGGCTCACCAGTTGGTTGTGGCCCTCcagttggttcaggacctccagtTGGTTGAGGACCTCCAGTAGGTTGACCTgttggttcaggacctccagtTGGTGGGCCAGGTGGGCcagttggttcaggacctccagtAGGTTGACCTGTTGGATCAGGACCTCCGGTTGGTGGGCCTGGTGGTCCAGTTGGTTGTGGCCCCTCAGTTGGTCCAGGAGGGCCAGGTGGAGTTTCCTGGCACCTGCATGCTGTCACCTGCAACAGAATTGTGTGATATATCTCATAGTCTGTAGATAAAATGCTCTGTGAAATATTAACATGTTATGGTTCTTTAGTCCAGTCAATCAGACAATGAGATTCACATTAGACAAAAACATCCTGGTAGATTTAAGATGTGTACCACAGTGGGATTCGATCCCAGAACATTTGCCTTTTGTAGGCAACTGCTAgtccgactgagctatccagacaTGTTGTAAAACCCATTCTCACAGCTCACAGTAATTTTAGCATACTGAGCTCTGGCAGAGATTTAAAACAAGTAATTTTATGTTTCATACGCTGCGTTGTATTATTTATCTGTGTTGAATGTCACACAATGTTTTAGTTAGACACgtcttttgtgttatcagttgccAATGGATAACGAAGCCGTTAATGATCCTGAACTTGGTGTTATGGAAAGCGCTGTCTGAGTATATTTTATGTCGCATTTTAATTATGCACTCTACGTTAAATCACTAAACAGTATGAATATGATTTTCAATCGTTTGGGGAATATCGAGAAAAATTTCTTATTACTATAAAGGAATAGGGGAATAAACTGACACTGAAACGAGATTCACTACTATTGGAAACGGACGTTTGATTTGAGCAAACaatatttcctgttatgagattcaAATTACCCTTTGCTGTATTTTACGTTCTAAACAAGAATTAAAAATTTCTTACACTTTACTCTGTAAAGATATGAGTGATGCAGTGCATCGACTTTTTACTCCCTAAAAGCCAAATTTTGTATCATAGATCCAAACTTCTATTCGTCAATAGAGCAGAACAGTGattaaaaagtaacacaattgataTACATAACTGTGTGTTTTGCGATTGCCCCACACGGTATAATGTGAATGTATGATCACAGATGATAAGACTCTTTCATGAACTTATATTTTCACCAGTTCTGAACTTATAAGACATCTGCAACTTTTCAACGAGAGAATTGAAATTACTTAACACTGCCTATGAAGTGTAGGTACCTTCCACATGGAAAGGAGTTGTTTATGGTCTAAGACAATGATCACCTTAATATGTATTATAGCTCGTGTTTGCTTTGATGTGCTCGAAGGAACTAGTTAGTTAGCTTGTTTCATGATTCATAgatcatttcaacaattttttttatcgaaGTGATGTCAAATGAGTGAGTTTACGAGATATCTATACGAGAttagttttaacattaatgaacgtttcagtcggccgctgtggccgagtggttctaggcgcttcagtcgggaaccgcgctgctgctacggtcgcaggttcgaatcctgcctcgggcatggatgtgcgtgatgtccttaggttagttaggtttaagtagttctaagtcgaggggactgatggcctcagatgttaagtcccatagtgctcagagccatctgacctATTTTGAATGAACGttttatttttcagtcttactCTTGCAATAACGCTTAAAATTACTACGTATATATGATGAGTTTCGGCTGATTTATTGTGGGGAGCGTTCTTCGTGGCTGTATACATTATCAAGAGTAAGAATACATTGGAAGATCGGgattaaaatattgttgttgttgttgtggtcttcagtcctgagactggtttgatgcagctctccatgctactctatcctgtgcaagctttttcatctcccagtacctactgcaacctacatccttctgaatctgcttagtgtattcatctctcggtctccctctacaatttttaccctccacgctgccctccaatactaaattggtgatcccttgatgcctcagaacatgtcctaccaaccgatcccttcttctggtcaagttgtgccacaaacttctcttctccccaatcctattcaatacttcctcattagttatgtgatctacccatctaatcttcagcattcttctgtagcaccacatttcgaaagcttctattctcttcttgtccaaattatttaacgtccatgtttcacttccgtacatcgctacactccatacgaatactttcagaaatgacttcctgacacttaaatctatacaggatgttaacaaatttctcttcttcagaaacgctttccttgccattgccagcctacattttatatcctctctacttcgaccatcatcagttattttgctccccaaatagcaaaactcctttactactttaagtgcctcatttcctaatctaattccctcagcatcacccgacttaattagactacattccattatccttgttttgcttttgttgatgttcatcttatatcctcctttcaagacactgtccattccattcaactgctcttccaagtcctttgctgtctccgacagaattacaatgtcatcggcgaacctcaaagtttttatttcttctccatgaattttaatacctactccgaatttttcttttgttt of Schistocerca serialis cubense isolate TAMUIC-IGC-003099 chromosome 2, iqSchSeri2.2, whole genome shotgun sequence contains these proteins:
- the LOC126456907 gene encoding proline-rich protein HaeIII subfamily 1-like, translated to MRATVAALLLCLVVTACRCQETPPGPPGPTEGPQPTGPPGPPTGGPDPTGQPTGGPEPTGPPGPPTGGPEPTGQPTGGPQPTGGPEPTGGPQPTGEPQPTGGPQPTGQPGPISGRPGRIWFGIF